In Cololabis saira isolate AMF1-May2022 chromosome 14, fColSai1.1, whole genome shotgun sequence, a single genomic region encodes these proteins:
- the LOC133460298 gene encoding claudin-15-like isoform X2 produces MNAAVEALACFLGFLGWLLVGVAIPNRYWRESSVDGNVITTSTIYENLWMSCATDSTGVHNCRDFPSLLALSGYIQASRALMISSIVFGAFGLLAALAGMQCSKVCGENYVLKGRIAAIGGIFFLLQGLCTMIAISWYAANITQEFYDQFYAGTKYEIGQGLYIGWGSGVFAICGGSCLLCSCRMDSTSEKVAYPYQPSSRGHVLSAVPTSQRAPSNYDRNAYV; encoded by the exons ATGAACGCAGCGGTGGAAGCTTTGGCTTGCTTTTTGGGCTTTCTGGGTTGGCTGTTGGTCGGGGTGGCCATCCCCAACCGATACTGGCGGGAGTCTTCGGTGGACGGGAATGTTATCACCACGTCAACCATCTATGAAAACCTCTGGATGTCCTGTGCAACCGACTCTACAGGGGTTCACAACTGTCGGGATTTTCCATCTCTGCTCGCTCTCAGCG GGTACATCCAGGCCTCCCGAGCGCTGATGATTTCCTCCATCGTGTTTGGAGCATTTGGTCTCTTGGCCGCTCTCGCTGGGATGCAGTGCTCGAAAGTATGTGGTGAAAACTACGTCCTGAAGGGGAGGATCGCAGCGATCGGAGGAATCTTCTTTTTATTGCAAG GACTTTGCACCATGATCGCCATCTCCTGGTACGCAGCCAACATCACCCAGGAGTTCTACGACCAGTTTTATGCCGGGACCAA GTATGAGATCGGACAGGGCCTCTACATCGGCTGGGGTTCAGGTGTGTTCGCCATCTGTGGAGGTTCCTGCCTGTTGTGTTCCTGCAGGATGGATTCAACCAGTGAAAAAGT CGCGTACCCGTACCAGCCGAGCTCCAGAGGACACGTCCTGTCTGCTGTCCCGACGTCCCAGAGAGCGCCGAGCAACTACGACAGAAACGCTTACGTCTGA
- the sat2b gene encoding diamine acetyltransferase 2b, protein MNFKVRPATREDCREVSRMIMELAVYEKMPDQVKISHEELERDGFCQNPFFQCLVAEVPEEQKSTEGFTVVGYALYFYTYSTWEGRSVYLEDLYVMPEFRGKGIGKGLLCKVAEVGKEKECVRLNLSVLNWNTPSRDFYLAKGAQDLTVSEGWHFIRFDGQSLDNLVSAAPKE, encoded by the exons ATGAATTTTAAAGTACGACCTGCTACACGAGAAGACTGCAGAGAAGTATCGAGGATGATAATG GAGCTGGCGGTTTATGAAAAGATGCCTGACCAAGTGAAGATATCACATGAAG AGCTGGAGCGTGACGGTTTCTGCCAGAATCCCTTTTTCCAGTGCCTGGTTGCAGAAGTTCCCGAGGAGCAGAAATCCACTGAAG gATTTACAGTCGTGGGATACGCCCTTTACTTTTACACTTACAGTACGTGGGAGGGACGCTCGGTATATCTGGAGGACTTGTACGTGATGCCAGAATTCAGAG GAAAGGGCATTGGGAAGGGTTTGCTGTGCAAAGTGGCTGAG GTGGGGAAAGAGAAGGAGTGTGTGCGGCTGAACCTGTCTGTGCTGAACTGGAATACGCCGTCACGGGACTTCTATCTCGCTAAAGGAGCTCAGGACCTCACTGTCAGCGAAGGCTGGCACTTTATACGCTTTGATGGACAAAGTCTGGACAATTTAGTAAGTGCAGCTCCTAAGGAGTAG